In Chitinophagaceae bacterium C216, the genomic stretch AGCTTCAACTTGAGCACTTAAAGAGTCAGCTGTAGCTTCAGCAGAAGCTTCAGTTGAAGATTCACCACTGTTACAAGCTGCAAATGATACAGCGATTAATGCAATTGCAAATAATTTTTTCATGATTGTTTTTTTTGTTTTAAAAAATTATAATTTATTAATTAATACGCAAAACACGATTTGGTAACCCTGTATGCGTAAAATTTTTTATTAAATTAAATGGTTGTGTTACAGGTTACTACGATTTGCAAATATAAAAATATCTGCTTTATACCAAAAATTCTTTACTGAGTTTATCAAAAATAGTGTCGCGATTGGCATTTTCAGTAACCAGATCTTGTAAAGTAATGCGTTCCAGCAAGTTATTTACCGTCATTTGAATCATTTGCCAGAGAGACCTGGATGAACAATCCACCGAATTGGTACAAAACCGCATTACGGCACCGGTTTCATCCGTAAATTCTTTGTCGAGCGGGGTGCCCAACGCTTCCAAAACATTTTTAATAATAATTTCCGATGCCGGGCGGGCCAATACGTAGCCTCCCTTATTACCCGGGGTACTACGGATAAAATTAGCCATCCTCAACAGACGGGTTAGTTTGGCTATGTAATGCTGACTGAGCTGTTCCGTTTCACTGAGTTGTGGAATACTCATACCTTCGCCGCTTTTGCAGGAGGCGATGCGTATGAGAATCCGCAATCCGTACTCTTCCTGAGCAGTAATTTTCATAATGCTTTTTTTATAAAAAACCTAGTTCGAGTTGAGCTGCTTCGCTCATCATGCTTTTCTCCCATGGTGGATCCCAAGTTAAGGTGACCAACACATCGTTTACCCCCTCAAGCTGTCTTACTTTTTCATCCACTTCTAATATAAGAGTTTGTGCGGCCGGACAGCCGGGAGCCGTGAGCGTCATGAGGATAAAAACGTTATGATCGTCATTGATTTCAATTTTATATATCAATCCCAGGTCGTAAATATTTACGGGCAGCTCGGGATCGTATATACCCTTGAGTGTTTCAATGATTTTTTCTCGTATTTCGGCTTCAGTCATTTTCTTTAGGTTATGAATGATGGTTACTGGTTCAAGGCTTTAAA encodes the following:
- the sufT gene encoding Fe-S protein maturation auxiliary factor SufT → MTEAEIREKIIETLKGIYDPELPVNIYDLGLIYKIEINDDHNVFILMTLTAPGCPAAQTLILEVDEKVRQLEGVNDVLVTLTWDPPWEKSMMSEAAQLELGFL
- the cymR gene encoding HTH-type transcriptional regulator CymR; this translates as MKITAQEEYGLRILIRIASCKSGEGMSIPQLSETEQLSQHYIAKLTRLLRMANFIRSTPGNKGGYVLARPASEIIIKNVLEALGTPLDKEFTDETGAVMRFCTNSVDCSSRSLWQMIQMTVNNLLERITLQDLVTENANRDTIFDKLSKEFLV